One window of the Zygotorulaspora mrakii chromosome 6, complete sequence genome contains the following:
- the COX7 gene encoding cytochrome c oxidase subunit VII (similar to Saccharomyces cerevisiae COX7 (YMR256C); ancestral locus Anc_8.807) codes for MSNKIIQLQRLFQASHKPLWWRHPRSPYYLYPFYGLLTVAVVTPLLYIPNAVLGIKAKK; via the coding sequence ATGTCTAATAAGATCATTCAATTACAAAGATTATTTCAGGCTTCTCACAAGCCATTGTGGTGGAGACATCCAAGGTCTCCATATTATTTGTACCCATTTTACGGTTTATTGACCGTTGCTGTTGTCACACCATTACTTTACATCCCAAATGCTGTCCTTGGTATCAAGGCTAAGAAATAG
- the AIM39 gene encoding Aim39p (similar to Saccharomyces cerevisiae YOL053W; ancestral locus Anc_8.806): MHFMLKRFLSASNVAVSWRSDIIRAVNFKRSFRSVPDDPKYVFSKPPTSSKFPDDPQNKDGKHFFTPPNSANVKADAFSDEVTSIGQAIASQRRKKRRQLISLILFGTIGGILGYSVCYKAIYLREQSFIPLFPSSRIRKLSNKDKRRIAIKQVEDVARLRVLEQLSQHPMIKDEYSVPLLDSNTQETPKVHNFEMWCEDQDPCVTGIVVEPNDSRASSHEWYKVPFLFKWRITHRPISISRTVTDFLNGIGLSSTDIFQIIAPENVYGSFKYEFPIQGDDHSMHIWFLGEMDLGNESLVVFKGKFHVDAKLQQIDLLRKENNKLIRYILYKDDRK; encoded by the coding sequence ATGCATTTTATGTTAAAGAGATTTCTGAGTGCATCGAACGTGGCTGTCAGCTGGAGATCCGATATAATACGTGCAGTCAACTTTAAACGGTCTTTCAGAAGTGTACCCGATGACCCTAAATATGTGTTCTCGAAACCGCCAACCTCATCCAAGTTTCCAGATGATCCTCAAAACAAGGATGGCAAACATTTCTTTACACCGCCAAACTCCGCTAATGTGAAAGCAGATGCTTTCAGTGATGAAGTTACATCGATAGGTCAAGCAATAGCTTCCCAGCGAcgtaaaaaaagaaggcaACTCATTTCCTTAATATTATTCGGAACTATAGGAGGCATATTAGGATATAGTGTATGCTACAAAGCTATATATCTGAGAGAACAAAGTTTCATACCTTTGTTCCCTTCGTCGAGAATTCGAAAGTTGAGCAATAAGGACAAAAGAAGGATCGCTATTAAGCAAGTAGAAGATGTCGCAAGGTTGAGAGTTTTAGAACAGCTTTCCCAGCATCCCATGATAAAAGATGAGTATAGTGTTCCACTGCTGGACTCCAATACGCAGGAGACACCCAAGGTGCACAACTTTGAAATGTGGTGTGAAGATCAAGATCCTTGCGTTACGGGAATTGTAGTTGAACCAAACGACAGTAGAGCTTCGTCTCATGAATGGTATAAAGTCCCCTTTTTATTTAAATGGCGAATAACACATCGTCCTATCAGTATATCCAGAACCGTGACTGATTTCTTGAATGGAATCGGACTGTCCTCTACggatattttccaaatcatTGCACCGGAAAATGTTTATGGCTCTTTTAAGTACGAGTTCCCAATCCAGGGAGATGACCACTCAATGCATATATGGTTTCTTGGAGAAATGGACTTAGGCAATGAATCCCTTGTAGTATTCAAAGGTAAATTTCATGTTGATGCTAAATTACAGCAAATAGACTTGCTgcgaaaagaaaataataaattaATCCGTTATATTCTATATAAAGATGATCGAAAATAA
- the GFD1 gene encoding Gfd1p (similar to Saccharomyces cerevisiae GFD1 (YMR255W); ancestral locus Anc_8.805): MVLASIWADAPSGSVEHSKKTQRKKPTSGKNKKSGTNRISSAPVTETSTEKKTFHEEKPKGRLVFSVKDVKIDKSTPASPRKGNNKKIDNATESNEKADKASKDKLEVLKKKIENQKKILQKAQHEKQQKALLEEFLNDDAKFDWGDEDEEDEIIEKLNNSLKV; this comes from the coding sequence ATGGTTTTGGCGTCTATATGGGCTGATGCCCCAAGTGGATCAGTTGAACACTCAAAGAAGACTCAACGCAAGAAACCTACATCAGgcaaaaataagaaaagtGGAACGAACAGAATCTCAAGTGCTCCTGTTACTGAAACATCAACTGAGAAGAAGACTTTTCATGAGGAAAAGCCAAAAGGGAGATTAGTCTTTAGCGTCAAAGATGTGAAAATAGACAAGAGTACGCCAGCATCTCCAAGGAAAGGCAACAACAAGAAAATCGACAATGCTACTGAATCAAACGAGAAAGCTGATAAAGCTAGTAAAGACAAGCTAGAAGtgctgaagaaaaagatagaaaatcagaagaaaattctCCAAAAAGCTCAACATGAGAAACAACAGAAGGCCTTACTGGAAGAATTCTTAAATGATGatgcaaaatttgattggggggatgaagatgaggaagatgaaattATCGAAAAGCTGAataattctttgaaagtttaA
- a CDS encoding uncharacterized protein (similar to Saccharomyces cerevisiae YMR253C; ancestral locus Anc_8.804): MDSVSKNMDRAIAAEGSNEEEFDLSSADSSLVIATESRIQRISREYLKPNIGLVLLVVSQFFNSLMVVSTKVLETDEVGEDEEPIKPLQILLVRMAITYIGTLIYMYCNRSTIQNVPFGPSSMRKWLVLRGVTGFFGVFGMYFSLLYLSISDAVLITFLTPTVTVILAWVVLREKLTRMEIAGSVVSLAGVVLIVRPSFLFGTIVEPSGAVESEDPKQRLIATIVALIGVLGASAVYIIIRFIGSKAHAILSVSYFSMIVTIISLFGILLIPSMSFQVPKDPKQWLLFSNLGVCGFVFQLLLTMGIQKERAGRGSLMSYTQLIYAVFWDVSLWHHWPSFWSWLGMIVILTTTIIVGKFKPKQDTRTAVVPLPDQEVALSGTNYEHEVEHIPLDEISK, encoded by the coding sequence ATGGATTCCGTTTCTAAAAATATGGATAGAGCGATTGCTGCTGAAGGCAGTAATGAAGAGGAGTTTGATCTGTCTAGCGCTGATTCTTCCCTTGTGATAGCGACTGAAAGTAGGATACAAAGGATCTCCCGGGAATACCTCAAACCCAACATTGGGTTGGTTTTATTAGTTGTATcacagtttttcaattctctGATGGTGGTGTCTACCAAAGTCCTGGAGACTGACGAGGTTGGTGAAGACGAAGAACCCATAAAACCGCTTCAGATCTTATTGGTGAGGATGGCGATAACTTACATCGGAACTTTGATTTACATGTACTGCAACAGATCGACTATCCAAAATGTACCGTTTGGCCCTTCCTCGATGCGTAAATGGCTGGTGCTTAGAGGAGTCACTGGGTTTTTTGGAGTTTTCGGAATGTACTTTTCGCTGTTGTATTTGAGCATAAGTGACGCAGTACTGATAACATTTCTGACACCAACAGTCACCGTAATATTAGCATGGGTTGTCTTACGGGAGAAGCTAACCCGAATGGAAATTGCCGGGTCCGTAGTCTCGCTGGCTGGTGTCGTGCTTATCGTCCGTCCATCGTTCTTATTTGGAACTATTGTGGAACCCAGCGGTGCTGTGGAAAGCGAAGATCCAAAACAAAGGTTGATTGCTACCATCGTTGCACTGATAGGAGTTCTTGGCGCCAGCGCAGTCTACATCATAATAAGATTTATCGGCAGCAAGGCACATGCGATATTAAGCGTTAGCTACTTTTCGATGATCGTAACCATTATATCTTTGTTCGGCATATTGCTCATACCATCGATGAGTTTTCAAGTCCCAAAGGATCCGAAACAGTGGCTGCTTTTCAGCAATCTAGGTGTGTGCGGCTTCGTATTTCAGCTCTTGTTGACGATGGGCATTCAAAAGGAGCGCGCGGGAAGAGGATCGCTCATGTCGTACACACAACTGATATATGCGGTTTTCTGGGACGTCTCTCTGTGGCACCACTGGCCCAGTTTCTGGAGCTGGCTCGGCATGATTGTTATTCTTACTACAACCATTATCGTTGGCAAGTTCAAGCCAAAACAAGACACAAGGACTGCGGTTGTGCCATTACCCGATCAAGAAGTGGCATTGTCAGGTACAAATTACGAACACGAAGTTGAACACATTCCCTTAGATGAGATATCCAAATGA
- the MLO1 gene encoding Mlo1p (similar to Saccharomyces cerevisiae YMR252C; ancestral locus Anc_8.803), translating into MFGRGLLRRITERKLISKSWTSSLPQQNVWSPYKKWYELSLHEKQLFIRTFVDNYKRHYPGSKTNVSLRGLATGMDAHSDSPSVFGVFYNDIWGTVSRPPKAELATSNKRNRFNHPSFCTLLIKK; encoded by the coding sequence ATGTTCGGGAGGGGATTACTAAGGAGAATCACTGAAAGAAAGCTCATTTCCAAGTCCTGGACCTCGTCGCTGCCGCAGCAGAATGTCTGGTCGCCGTACAAGAAATGGTACGAATTGAGCCTCCACGAGAAGCAGCTGTTTATCAGAACGTTTGTGGACAACTACAAGAGGCACTATCCGGGATCCAAGACAAACGTGTCGCTGCGAGGGCTGGCCACGGGCATGGACGCCCACAGCGACTCTCCGTCGGTTTTTGGCGTGTTCTACAACGACATCTGGGGAACCGTGAGCAGACCCCCGAAGGCTGAGCTAGCCACGAGCAATAAGCGCAACCGGTTCAACCACCCGAGCTTCTGCACCTTGCTGATAAAGAAGTAG
- the GAD1 gene encoding glutamate decarboxylase GAD1 (similar to Saccharomyces cerevisiae GAD1 (YMR250W); ancestral locus Anc_8.801), producing the protein MLHKYTEKHRKPFTFVEEEKNDDFTKNLVDANLLPKELQDLNLGSSSERAKSLSRHENRIFSNKYVIPDDGVPEQLAFDLVRNELTLDGNPHLNLASFVNTSSTALAKKLITENINKNLADNDEYPQLIELTERCISMLAQLWKCGKNGEEPIGCATTGSSEAIMLGGLAMKKRWEHKMKDASKSTSRPNIIMSSACQVALEKFARYFEVECRLVPVSSESHHSLDPKLLWDFVDENTIGVFVILGTTYTGHFENVEQVANTLQEIETANPTWSNREIPIHVDGASGGFILPFSFTEKQLAAAKVSYWGFNHPRVLSMNSSSHKFGMTTPGLGWVLWRDGHFVPSELRFTLRYLGGVEETFGLNFSRPGFQVIHQYYNFISLGFKGYQTLFNKSLFVARAFCFNLLKNKEMPDYFEVVSGIHNRISDGNLPAKLDDYWRHPDQFQPGVPLAAFKLSAQFHKRFPDIPQAMLSTLLRLRGWIVPNYPLPKSTDGSDQSEVLRVVFRSEMRLDLAQLLLTDIQNVVSKLIRCYSKVKEETAVATSSQNRNIRGDVIFDVLSTLADPAAEQETPAEEVRETRKKMSKNYRGTC; encoded by the coding sequence atgttACATAAATACACCGAAAAGCACAGAAAACCTTTCACATTTGtggaggaagaaaaaaatgatgatttcaCAAAGAATCTGGTTGACGCAAACCTGTTGCCAAAGGAATTGCAGGATTTAAATCTTGGCTCCTCAAGTGAAAGAGCCAAATCCTTGAGCCGCCATGAAAACcgcattttttccaataaaTACGTGATACCTGACGATGGCGTCCCAGAACAATTGGCTTTCGATCTTGTCAGAAACGAGTTGACCTTGGATGGCAACCCACATTTAAATTTGGCAAGTTTTGTCAACACTTCAAGCACAGCCTTGGCGAAAAAGTTGATCACGgaaaacatcaacaaaaatctCGCCGACAATGATGAATACCCTCAGCTGATTGAGCTGACCGAGAGATGTATCTCTATGTTAGCGCAGTTGTGGAAATGCGGCAAAAACGGCGAGGAGCCTATCGGTTGCGCCACCACCGGTTCAAGTGAGGCCATTATGCTTGGTGGCCTTgcaatgaagaaaagatggGAGCACAAGATGAAAGATGCCAGCAAGTCAACATCAAGACCCAACATTATCATGTCATCTGCCTGCCAGGTTGCATTGGAGAAATTCGCACGGTATTTCGAAGTGGAGTGCAGACTAGTACCGGTGTCCTCTGAGAGTCACCACTCGCTGGATCCGAAGTTGCTGTGGGATTTCGTCGACGAGAACACGATAGGTGTGTTTGTCATCCTGGGTACCACGTACACCGGCCATTTCGAGAACGTCGAACAGGTTGCGAACACTCTGCAAGAAATCGAAACCGCAAACCCAACCTGGTCCAACAGAGAAATACCAATCCACGTCGATGGCGCAAGCGGTGGCTTCATACTGCCCTTCTCCTTCACCGAGAAGCAACTGGCCGCCGCAAAGGTGAGTTACTGGGGGTTCAACCACCCGAGAGTCCTGAGCATGAACTCCTCCTCACACAAATTCGGTATGACGACTCCCGGCCTGGGCTGGGTGCTGTGGAGAGACGGACACTTTGTGCCTTCGGAACTGAGATTCACCCTGAGGTATCTGGGCGGCGTCGAGGAGACGTTCGGCCTCAATTTCTCGAGGCCCGGGTTCCAGGTCATCCACCAGTACTACAACTTCATCTCGCTGGGCTTCAAGGGATACCAGACACTCTTCAACAAGTCGCTGTTCGTGGCACGTGCCTTCTGCTTCAATCTGctgaaaaacaaagagatGCCCGACTACTTCGAAGTCGTCAGCGGCATCCACAACAGAATCAGCGACGGCAACCTGCCCGCCAAGCTCGACGACTACTGGAGACACCCGGACCAGTTCCAGCCCGGTGTCCCGCTGGCCGCCTTCAAGCTGTCGGCCCAGTTCCACAAGCGCTTCCCCGACATCCCCCAGGCCATGCTATCGACCCTGCTGAGACTGCGCGGCTGGATTGTCCCGAACTACCCGCTCCCAAAGTCCACTGACGGCAGCGACCAGAGCGAGGTCCTGAGGGTCGTGTTCAGGTCCGAGATGAGACTCGATCTTGCCCAGCTGTTGCTGACCGACATACAGAACGTGGTCTCGAAACTCATCCGTTGCTACAGCAAGgtgaaagaagaaaccGCCGTTGCCACCTCTTCGCAAAATAGAAACATTCGCGGTGACGTCATCTTTGACGTCCTATCCACCCTCGCTGACCCTGCCGCCGAGCAGGAGACGCCCGCCGAAGAGGTCAGAGAGACCAGgaaaaagatgtcaaaaaaCTACAGGGGAACCTGCTAG
- the SPE2 gene encoding adenosylmethionine decarboxylase SPE2 (similar to Saccharomyces cerevisiae SPE2 (YOL052C); ancestral locus Anc_8.800), whose translation MTISIKELTNHSYIDHELSANLDSTEAFEGPEKLLEIWFYPNVQTIPRINGQKLTLRNIEVDKWVEILKLVKCEVLSIKSTGKLDAFLLSESSLFVYDHKITLKTCGTTTTLFCLERLFDIVKDELKWDLLNHTSDEGKYHPYKVFYSRRCFMFPLKQRSIHKNWSNEIEYLNNFFRQGRSYLVGRNDQSNHWNLYVTETNKEMAKDSEVNPDDDQDETLEILMTGLDNNKAQQFICSRNVKDDLGADEGHAYGYKITKNTQLDCVYQNRMGSSFHHDAFAFTPCGYSSNMIIDEEYYYTLHVTPEKGWSYASFESNVPVSTVSLHKQDNLQVMNSVLNAFQPQDFCLTFFAKDMSNQSFTKLMQIVSQVSNYTKKDRIIYDLDDYQLLYMRFERIVS comes from the coding sequence ATGACAATAAGCATCAAGGAGTTGACGAATCATTCATATATTGATCATGAACTATCTGCTAATTTAGACTCTACCGAGGCTTTTGAAGGACCAGAAAAGCTGTTGGAAATATGGTTTTATCCTAACGTTCAAACCATTCCTCGCATAAATGGTCAGAAATTAACCTTGCGTAACATTGAGGTGGATAAATGGGTTGAGATATTGAAACTCGTGAAATGCGAGGTCTTATCAATCAAATCGACTGGAAAATTGGACGCCTTTTTGTTGAGTGaatcatcattatttgtCTACGACCATAAAATTACTTTAAAAACATGTGGTACAACCACAACACTATTCTGTTTAGAAAGGTTGTTTGACATTGTGAAAGATGAGCTTAAATGGGACTTGCTCAATCATACATCTGATGAGGGGAAATACCATCCATACAAGGTATTCTATTCAAGACGATGCTTCATGTTTCCCTTGAAACAACGCAGCATTCATAAGAACTGGTCGAATGAGATTGAATATCTCAATAACTTTTTCCGTCAAGGCAGAAGTTATTTAGTGGGAAGAAATGATCAAAGTAATCATTGGAACCTATATGTTACAGAGACGAACAAGGAAATGGCAAAGGACTCAGAGGTTAACCCAGATGATGATCAGGATGAAACATTGGAAATACTGATGACTGGCTTGGACAATAATAAAGCTCAACAATTCATCTGTTCCCGGAATGTGAAAGATGATCTCGGGGCAGATGAAGGCCACGCATATGGCTATAAAATCACCAAGAATACACAACTAGACTGCGTTTATCAAAACCGCATGGGATCTTCATTCCATCATGATGCTTTTGCATTTACACCGTGCGGCTATTCATCAAATATGatcattgatgaagaatattACTATACTTTACACGTAACACCCGAAAAGGGGTGGTCGTATGCATCTTTCGAGAGTAATGTGCCAGTGAGCACAGTTTCTCTGCACAAACAAGATAATTTGCAGGTCATGAACAGTGTTCTAAATGCTTTTCAACCGCAAGATTTTTGTCTCACCTTCTTTGCTAAGGATATGTCAAATCAATCTTTTACTAAACTCATGCAAATCGTTTCCCAAGTTTCAAACTACACAAAGAAAGACAGGATAATCTACGATCTCGATGATTATCAATTACTATACATGAGATTTGAACGCATAGTTAGCTGA